Below is a window of Populus trichocarpa isolate Nisqually-1 chromosome 3, P.trichocarpa_v4.1, whole genome shotgun sequence DNA.
TCATGCAAAACTAAAAGAGGATTTCAAAGGCATTTCTTAGTAGTGAAACTTCGATTCCTGCTCTAAACTCTGCTGCAGACTGCAGACAAAATTTAGCCAAGGCAAATGTTACTCCATCGAAATTAATCAGGTGGCAATTCTGAGCGGAAACCATCATTAGCCTGagcttggaaaaattttaagAGCTCCCCTTTCACTTTAAAATGGACAGATCTGAACCAGTGGAATAGCATTTCAAACGAGAATTTTTAATTCAGAAGTTATTAGACAACATGTTTGTACATGAATAGATACCATTATATTAAACCTCTGGTATCGTCTACTTCATTAAAACATCCAAGGAAGCTGGTACCGGGACAAATCAGCAGCAAAACCTTGCAGCCAACCACTAAATATGTAAAATCCCCTTTCACCAACGTGCAAATATTGCCACAACAAGTAGAGGCTAAGTTGTAGCAGTCAAGCATGGATTGAAGGCAGTGCCACATGCAATCCACTGCCGCTTTTTCCCACGTGGCACCAAACAACCAGGAACCTTGAGCCATTCCCTGCTCACCACATTGTAACTAACTAGTCGGTTCATTTGTCTTGATCTTAGTGACAGCATGAGCAAACCTGTGTTGCCCAAGCAAGTCATCCTAACGTGCTTTCCATAGAAATCTAAGCACCATATGTTTGGCATTCTGTCAACCTCCTTCCACAAGAGTGTCATCTTCTGCAGCTCCCATATGCACACGCATGTGGCTGCATTCTTTGTTAGCAAGCCAACGAGCATGATCCGCCCCCCACACTCTGCAAGTGTGGGATCACTCAGATGGAGTGGGGCTGGCATAACAAATTGCTTCCAAACCCCAGTAACCATATCGTAGGACACGATCCCTTCAGGATCTGACCGCATGAAATAAAGCGTGCCTCCAAGGGAAACTGCTTGTGACCGGAAGTTCAGTGATAGGGGTAGCTTTATAAAAGAGGGCATGCTTCCTGGTCGGGTCCAAGAATTTTTCAGTGAGTCGTAAACTTCATACTCTCCATCACAGCACACCCACAAGATCTTGTAGCCCCCACTGGCTGCACTGCCATTCAAAGTCATCCCCACAGCAACACGGGACCAGACATTCACTGACCTTGGTGGCAGCTCTTTAAAAGATTGAGTCAGAGGGTTGCAGACATAGAAGTTCCTGTGACCAATGTCAAGAAAGCACACAAGACCCCCTGCAGAAGCAACTGGTAAGACAATCATCTTTGTTGGCAGGTAACTTATAGTTGGGTGATGCCATTTCTTCAAAGAAGGGTCATAAATGGCTCCAGAATTCACATTTTCATGAGTGATGGTGTAAAACCAGGGGTTGGCTTGTGGAACTTGGGCACAATGCTGAGAGAAACTTTGAGAGTCAAGCAAGGAGTTCCATTTTTGACAAACCGAGCGGAAGCGGAAAAATGTAGCAATTGGAAGTCTAGCAATAACGGCTTCAAACAAGTCTTCTGGGAATTCTTTCCAAATCTCTTGTTGCATAACCTCATTTGAACTGGTAGTTCCAAGTGATTTTCCTCGATTCCGCTCCTTTCGAGGTTTCTTGGAGGCTGGAGGCTTGCCAGGTTCCAACATCTTGAACCTTCTAGATTTTCCAGCCGCCATCACAAGGCTACAGTAATCATCTGCAGAGCCATCATCAAGATTGAGGACGCACCATCTGTAAAAGAGCTAAGAAATTCATACTGTGAACAGAGTGCATGGTGGTACTAAC
It encodes the following:
- the LOC7481222 gene encoding F-box only protein 6, with amino-acid sequence MEEELAMLRQFIGQLVDLFNLYGSPLPPFDSLQFLHFHNQQQNNNNNNNRWCVLNLDDGSADDYCSLVMAAGKSRRFKMLEPGKPPASKKPRKERNRGKSLGTTSSNEVMQQEIWKEFPEDLFEAVIARLPIATFFRFRSVCQKWNSLLDSQSFSQHCAQVPQANPWFYTITHENVNSGAIYDPSLKKWHHPTISYLPTKMIVLPVASAGGLVCFLDIGHRNFYVCNPLTQSFKELPPRSVNVWSRVAVGMTLNGSAASGGYKILWVCCDGEYEVYDSLKNSWTRPGSMPSFIKLPLSLNFRSQAVSLGGTLYFMRSDPEGIVSYDMVTGVWKQFVMPAPLHLSDPTLAECGGRIMLVGLLTKNAATCVCIWELQKMTLLWKEVDRMPNIWCLDFYGKHVRMTCLGNTGLLMLSLRSRQMNRLVSYNVVSREWLKVPGCLVPRGKKRQWIACGTAFNPCLTATT